The Mailhella massiliensis DNA segment CTCGCCGGGGCCGGCAAGAAGCACGGCGTTGATTCCGCTCTCCAGCGCACGGCGCAGAATAAAGGCAAAGCCTTCCGGCGTCCAGCGCTTGGTGGGCCATACCGAGCCGGGGTGCAGGCCTATGGTCGGCCCTTCGGGCAGGGAGGCAAGCAGTTCACGGGCATCCTCCCGGGCGCGGGCGGGCAGCACGAGCTTCGGCCAGTGCAGAGACTCATCCTCCAGCAGGGAGGAAGGCACGCCGAGCGCTCCGGCAAGCAGCAGAAGGCGCTCTATTTCCTGAAGTTCATGAAATCTGCGGCCGACGCTCTTCGTGAAGACCAGCCCGGAGAGGCAGGCTTCGCGGTAGCCCACGCGTACGGGCGCGCGGGAGGCCCATGCCATGAAGGAACTGCGCAGGCTGAGGTGGGCGTCCACCCAGATATCGTACTTCCGCTCCGCCACGGCCCTGCCCTGACGCAGCACGGCGGCAATCCCCCTGTCCTTTCCGCGTTTGTCGCAGGCATGGACGCGGGCTATTTCGGGCTGCTCCTCATACAGGGCGGCAAGTCCGCCGCGCACATAGAAATCCACCTCCGCTTCGGGCCACGCGGCCTTGAGCGTGCGTATGAGCGGCAGGGTAAGAACGGAATCTCCCAGAAACGCGGTATTCCAGACGGCGATACGCATGGGAACCTCAGCAGATGCGGGGCAGCTGCGCCCCTTCGAGCATGGAAAGAAGGCGCGTCCCTCCCATGAGGGTGCGAAGTTCCACCCGGGGCTTTTCCGCCTCCGTCACCTCGCCCACCACGGCGGCCTCGGCTCCGAACCGGCACCCGCGCATGACGGCAAGCGCCGCCTCCGCCTTTTCGCGGGGAAGAATGCAGATGAGCTTGCCCTCGTTGGCAAGATACAAGGGGTCCATCCCCAGAATATCGCAGCCTGCGCGCACGTTGTCGTGCACGGGCACGGCCGCTTCGTCCACCGTGATGCCCACGCCGGACTGCTCGGCTATTTCGTTCAGCGTGGTGGCAAGGCCGCCGCGCGTGGGATCGCGCAGCAC contains these protein-coding regions:
- a CDS encoding glycosyltransferase family 9 protein; translated protein: MRIAVWNTAFLGDSVLTLPLIRTLKAAWPEAEVDFYVRGGLAALYEEQPEIARVHACDKRGKDRGIAAVLRQGRAVAERKYDIWVDAHLSLRSSFMAWASRAPVRVGYREACLSGLVFTKSVGRRFHELQEIERLLLLAGALGVPSSLLEDESLHWPKLVLPARAREDARELLASLPEGPTIGLHPGSVWPTKRWTPEGFAFILRRALESGINAVLLAGPGEEETAEHVRTLAGLSGKEAHFLDLSGRTSLPSLAAVLGMLDDYVTNDSGPMHLAWAQGTPVTALFGPTVRALGFAPRGAESSVLEVELPCRPCGLHGHKACPKGHFDCMKRIDPEVVWRDVEQKLAARNQE